From the genome of Pseudomonas sihuiensis:
ACAGAGGGTTGAGTTCGCCGAGCACGGTAGCGCTCGGCGTATCGTCGCCAACGCGCGCCAACAGGCGTTCGGCTGCGCGCTCGGCGTGCAGCGCCAGCTGGTCGTCGCCCTCGACCGCCACAGGCGCGCCAGGCTGGCTGCGCTGGCTCAGGCTGCGCACTGCAGGGCGCACCACCATCAGCAACAGCAGCAGGCTGATCAGGGCGAACACGCCGAGCTTGGCCAGGTCGTGCACCTTGGCGTTTTCCCACCAGGGCAGCAGCTCGTCGCCGGCACCGCCGATACCGGCATCGGTGAAGGGGAAGACGCTCAGCGTCAGCAGGTCGCCGCGCGCCTGATTGAAGCCCACCGCGCTCTTGACCATCGCCGCAAGCTCCTCGCGCGCCTCTGGCGTCCAGCCACCCTCCGGCGCCACGGCGGCATTGAGCACCACGGCGATGCTCTGCTGACGCAGGCTGAAAGGCGCATGTTTGACGTGCGTGACGCTCTGGTCGTAATCCAGCTGGCGGTTGGACTCCTTGCGCAGCGAGGTCGCCGCCTGGTTGGCAGGCTCCGCCGGAGCACCCGCCTGCGCCTGATCGGCAGGCGGCTCCGGTGCGGGTTGCGGCGGACGGTTGGCCAGCGAGCCGGGAACGCCGAGGGCCAGCTGGTCGAGCACGCTCTCGTCGCGCAGCACTTCATTGCGCAGGCGCGGCGTCTCGCCGTAGGACTGGAAGGTCTCTTCCTTCTGACTGAAGTCGATATCGGCGGACACGCTGATACGGTAGTTACCGCCGCCGAGTACCGGCGCCAGCACCGCCTCGGCATTGGCCACGGCCTTGCTCTGGTAGTCGTCGACCACCTGCCAGTTCTGCACCGGGCCGCCTAGCGTGTCGATACCGCGCGACAGCAGTGCGCCGTACTGATCGACGACCTGCACATTGCCGGCATCGAGCTGCGGCACGCTGCCAGCCACCAGATTGACGATGGCGCTGACCTGCTCCGGCGCCAGCTTGTAGCCAGGTGCCAGTTGTAGCATCACCGAGGCCTTGCCCGGCTCGCGCTTGCCGACCACGAAGGAGCTGCTCTCCTGCAGCGCCAGGTGCACGCGCGCGCCCTCCACGCCCTTGAGCGCCATCACCGTACGCGCCAACTCCCCCTCCAGGCTGCGCTTGAGGCGCACGTCCTGGACAAACTGGCTGGTACCCAACGGCTCGTCCTTGTCGAACAGCTCGTAGCCGGCCGGTACCTTGACCTGCACGCCCTTGGCTGCCAGCAACATACGCGCGCGGCCAAGCTGATCCTCGCGCACCAGCACCTGACCGCTCTGCGGATGCAGGCGGTAGCTGATCGCGTCACCGTCGAGCACCTGCATCACCTCGGCGGCCGGATAGGCCTCGCCACTGCCATACAGTGGACGGAACGAGCCCTGGTCGCGCCAGAGGTAGAACACCACACCAACCGCCAGCAAGGCGGCGATCAGCGCGAGGCCGATCAAGGTCATGCGTGGATCGAGTTTAAGCCCGTGTTCAGGCAGCTTGCTTCTTATGGTCTGCAGCACGCGTCAGTCCCCGATCCGCTTACAGCGGCATCTTCATGATGTCGTCGAAAGCGCTGGATAGCTTGTTGCGCACCTGCATCAGCGCGCTGAACGAAACACTGGCCTTCTGGCTCTCGATCATCGCTCCCACCAGGTCATCGCTCTGCCCGCTGTCCACGGCTGCCATCAGCTCGCCGGAACGATGCTGTTGCGCGTCCACCGCACGCACCGCATTGTCGAAAGCCGCAGCAAACCCAGGCTCGCCAGGCTGCACGGCAAAGGCTTGCGCCGGCTTGATCGGCATCGCTTCGCTGAGGTTCTTCAGCTGCTCCATACGGCCCAGCAGGTCCTGCTGCACCTGGCTAATCGAATTCATCCTTTGCTTCTCCTAGACGGGAATCTGAACGCCCTGTTCGCGCATGGCGTTGAGGCGATAGCGCAGTGCGCGCGGGGTCATGCCAAGGCTTTCGGCGGCCTTGGTCTTGTGCCCGCCGAAACGGCGGATGGTGTCGATCACATGTTGGTACTCGGCCCACTTGCCGCTCGCGCGCAAGGCTGCCTTGCCGCCTTCGAGCACCTGTGGCTGCATGCGTGGCGCCTGTTCTGCCGCGCTGCTCACAGGTACGCTCAGGCCCAGGTCCTGAGCCTGGATATACAGGCCATTGCGCAGAATCAGCGCGCGCTGCAGGCAGTTCTCCAGCTCGCGCACATTGCCCGGCCAGTCATGCGCCAGCAGCGCGCGGCAGGCATCTTCGGTGAGCAGTTCGTGGCGCGCGTCCTGCGGCGCGTACTGGCGAATGAAGCGACGCGCCAAGGCCAGCACGTCTTCCTTGCGCTCACGCAGAGGGCTGATATGC
Proteins encoded in this window:
- the fliF gene encoding flagellar basal-body MS-ring/collar protein FliF, translating into MLQTIRSKLPEHGLKLDPRMTLIGLALIAALLAVGVVFYLWRDQGSFRPLYGSGEAYPAAEVMQVLDGDAISYRLHPQSGQVLVREDQLGRARMLLAAKGVQVKVPAGYELFDKDEPLGTSQFVQDVRLKRSLEGELARTVMALKGVEGARVHLALQESSSFVVGKREPGKASVMLQLAPGYKLAPEQVSAIVNLVAGSVPQLDAGNVQVVDQYGALLSRGIDTLGGPVQNWQVVDDYQSKAVANAEAVLAPVLGGGNYRISVSADIDFSQKEETFQSYGETPRLRNEVLRDESVLDQLALGVPGSLANRPPQPAPEPPADQAQAGAPAEPANQAATSLRKESNRQLDYDQSVTHVKHAPFSLRQQSIAVVLNAAVAPEGGWTPEAREELAAMVKSAVGFNQARGDLLTLSVFPFTDAGIGGAGDELLPWWENAKVHDLAKLGVFALISLLLLLMVVRPAVRSLSQRSQPGAPVAVEGDDQLALHAERAAERLLARVGDDTPSATVLGELNPLSEIRLPAPGSGLELQIEHLQMLAKNDPERVSEVIKQWIGRNERDLNPA
- a CDS encoding flagellar hook-basal body complex protein FliE, whose protein sequence is MNSISQVQQDLLGRMEQLKNLSEAMPIKPAQAFAVQPGEPGFAAAFDNAVRAVDAQQHRSGELMAAVDSGQSDDLVGAMIESQKASVSFSALMQVRNKLSSAFDDIMKMPL